In Lactobacillus xylocopicola, the genomic stretch ACGCTAACATACCTAACACAATCATCCATATACATTTATATGATTAGTTGCATTTTTAAAAAAGTTACTTCCTCTAGCTGACCATTGGAGAATTGACTGACAACAAAACTTTTGATTGCAATTGGCTTGAATCTTTTCTATAATAGTTATTGTTCTAGCGCAGAACATTAAATTACGCCTGGTCTGGTAGCTCAGCTGGATAGAGCAACGGTCTTCTAAACCGTAGGTCGTGGGTTCGAATCTCACCCGGATCATTCCTAACATCTTTAAAAAGTCTTGAAGAGCTGAAAACGCTGATGTCAAGGCTTTTTGCTTATCAAGAAAATGTTAGAATCCCTAAGATTTTTAACAGTTGGCTAGCTTGTTTGATGATATTTCCTTTCGGTGTAGCTCAAAGCCGAAAATTGCGCAATAGTCTAATAGAGAATCTTTATGATTGTGGCAGTCCCCCAAAATTTTTTTGGTAAAAAATAGCTTGCATCTTTGCTGCTATTTCTGTATGATACTGAATAAATGTTGATAAGGAGTTACAAAATGACAACTAATAGTAAAAACACTCAAGTAGAAGTTAAATACTATTTTTGGTACTTCAGTATACTGAACTGAGTGCCTAGTTTGTCGTAGCCCGAGACACACAGTTCAATCTCTAGCAACTGTGTGTCAAAACCGTATTTTCTTTTCAGGAAGACCCACACAGTTGTTGTCTGTGTGGGTCTTTTTTAGGAGGAAAAAATGGAAGCTACAGAAAAAGTTACTTTGAAAGAAGTCACGTTAAATACATTAAATGGATTATCAACGGGCATTGTCGTTGCCCTAATTCCCGGTGCCTTAATTAACCAGTTAGTCAAAGCACTAGCACCGCTTTGGCCACAACTCAATTTTATGCTGGTGCTAACTGCCTTTGCAGCAGCCCTGCTACCGGCAATTAGTGGGGTTTGTGTGGGTATGACGGCCAAGTTGTCACCGATCCAAACATCATCGCTTGCGCTCGCCGCAACTGCCGGGGCCGGTAATATGAGCCTGAAGAACGGGCAGATTACCGTGAACGGTAGCGGTGATGTCATTAACATCGCGATTACGATTATGCTTGCCTATGGTTTGATTCTTTTAATGGGTAAGCGGCTCAAGGCATACACAATTTTGCTAGTACCGCTCCTAGTGCTGCTGATTGCGGGTGGCATTGGTTCGTTAACTCGTATTCCCGTTAGTCAGGTTACACGTTTAATTGGTCTCGGTGTCGAACATTTGATGAATTTACAGCCAGTATTGATGGGACTAGTAATGGGTGTTGTCTTTGCCCTGCTGATTGTTTCGCCTATTTCTTCAGTGGGGATTGCAACAGCTATCAGTATCTCTGGGGTCGCAGCTGGTTCTGCCAACCTAGGTATTACTGCCGCTGCCTTTGCCTTAGCCGTTTTTGGTTGGAAAGCAAACACCGTGGGCACTTCAATTGCTCACTTCCTCGGTTCACCCAAAATGCAGATGGCCAATTTAATGACTAAACCAAAATTGCTTATCCCAATCATGCTGAATGCTGGTATTTTAGGAGCCTTAGGGGCTATTTTTAAAATTGGCGGTAACCCAATGAGTGCCGGTTTCGGCTTTTCTGGTTTAATTGGACCCATGGCTGCCCTTGCCGACCGTCCAGCTACTGGCGCAAATATTACTCTGCTAGTAGTGCTTTTCTTTGTTTTACCAATTGGGCTTGCTTTATTGACCAACTATCTCTTCAATAATAAACTGCATTTCTTCACCAGCAAGGACTTTGAACTTGACTTTAACTAAGCACGTGACCTTGGGACTTGGATCAATTGCCTATTCCTTGCTATAATTAGCTAGATCATTGATTGCAAAAAAAGAAGGTAGGAAAATGATTAAATTTTATGGTTATAAACGATGCTCAACTTCTAGAAGCGCCCAAAAATGGTTACAAAGTCACGGGGTTGAACTGGCATTTCAAGACCTAGTTGACCAACCACCTAAGAAGACCGACCTAGTTAAGTGGATGACTGACCACCAAGATCGAGGTTTGAAATATTTTTTTAATACCAGCGGTCAAGATTATCGCAAGCTGCATTTAAAGGATAAGGTTGCTGACATGACCATTGAGGAAGCCGCCACCTTGATGGCCCAAAATGGCAAACTAATTAAGCGTCCTTTAGTGGTTGACGGACCCAAGTTGACCTGCGGTTTTAATGAAGCTATTTATCAAACTACCTGGCTATAACCAAAAACGGGCATCCGTGCCCGTTTTTGTTTTAGGCATTTTCTTTTCTATCTTAACAGAAACTAGTAAAATGAAGAAAAAAAGGAGAAAACATGAGATATAATCAATACGCATACGTCGAAACAGATTATGCAACACAGGTCAAAGAACTGTTACAAATTAACTTTTTACCGGTAGATTATCAACAATGCACTTTTGGTGAATTACTGGCCACAATGGTTGAAAACACCCTAGCTGAAGTTAACCTAACGGACAGTACTACTCGTCAGGCCAAGTTAACTGAGTTTGCCGTTTCTGAAACAGAAACACTGGCTAGCTATTTAGCAACCCAGCCGCAAGAAATGAGCCCAGCCCAGTTTTATAACGTAGCCCTGCAACTTTTGGGGTACCACGTCCACTATGACTACGAATTGAGTGATCCGCTTAGCTTTATGACCAAAAATGCCTTGCCAGTGGTCGAAAACATTAGTAATTGCACGGATTTGATTACCGCCTTTTACCGCCTATTGAACACCCGGTCTCAAAACGGCCAGTTGTTAATCGACGTGATGGCTGGTAAAGGCTATTTTGCCGACCGCAGACAGACTCTGCCAGGTAGCCAATTTGTCTTGCTAAACGGTAAGAGCCTACCCGTTTTTGACACCAGTAAGGTAATCCGTGAAGTCGTCTATGTCGAGAGTGACCTTGATACTGATGAAGATGGCCAATCCGACTTGCTGCAAGTGACAATTTTTCGACCAGTCGAAAGTCAGCAGCTAAAGGTTCCGGCTCTTTATACTGCTAGCCCCTATTTTGGTGGAATCATCGACAACGAAAAACGGAACTATTCAGTTGATGCAAATTTAGCGAACGCCTGTGCTTGGACTAATCCTCAATACGAGGCCAGCAACATTATTCCGGCTGCAAAACCGTCAACAGCTAATCACGAAAATCATCCACCCGTTGAAAAAGCAGTGGGCAAGTCTTCATACGGGCTCAACGAGTACATGTTGGCGCGCGGCTTTGCCAGTGTCTTTGCGGGCGCCATCGGTACGCGCGGCAGTGACGGCCTACGTATCACTGGTGCACCAGAGGAAACCGAGAGTGCCAAAGAAATTATTGAGTGGCTGCACGGCGACCGAATTGCCTATACTGACCGCTCACGTCAGCATGAGACCAGGGCCTCCTGGTGCAATGGCAACATCGGCATGACCGGACGGTCATACCTGGGAACACTACAGATTGCCATCGCTACGACGGGGGTGGCCGGCCTCAAGACCGTTGTCTCTGAAGCGGCCATCTCGTCCTGGTATGACTACTACCGCGAACACGGCCTGGTCATAGCACCCGAAGATTGCCAAGGCGAAGACCTGGACCTCTTAGCCGAAACTTGCCAATCCAACTTATGGGATGCGGGCGACTATCTCAAGATTAAGCCTAAATATGATGCAATGCAAAAACAGCTTCAAACTAAGGAAGACCGCCAGACCGGCCAATACTCAGACTTTTGGGAGGCCCGCAACTACCGCCACCAGGCGGCTGGCATCAAGTGTTCCTGGATCAGCGTACACGGCCTGAATGACTGGAACGTCAAGCCCAAGAACGTTTATAAGATTTGGCAGCAGGTCAAGAACTTGCCGATCGAACATCACCTATTCTTGCACCAAGGACCCCACTACAACATGAACAACCTTGTTTCCATTGACTTTACCGATCTTATGAACCTCTGGTTTGTCCATGAACTACTCGAAGTCAATAATGGAGCAGAGCAACAGTGGCCAGCGGTAATGGTTCAGGACAACCTGCAAGCCGACAAGTGGCACGAGGAAGAAGACTGGAGCGATGAAGTTGGACACTCCACCAGCTATTACCCCACCGATGAGGGAGAACTGCAAAAAGACGGAAACGGTCAGGCCAAAGCAGCATTCATCGACCAAGGCGGCGTGGAATTTAACAAGGCCCACCTCACTGAAAGCGAATGGCAGTACAAGTTTATTTGCGGTGATGATAAATGGGCCAAGGCAAGCCTGCGCTTTATTACGGATGAGTTTATCCACCCAGTGACCATTGTGGGTCGGCCTGAAGTCACGGTACGAGTTTCATCCAGCTTGAACAAAGGCCAACTATCGGTTGCGCTAGTTGAACTGGGCGACCGCAGACGGCTAACTGCTACACCTAAGTTTTTAATGCGCGGCGGTCAGGAACTGGGCTTCCGCTTTGGCACCGATACCCTGCAGGAGTTCATGCCAGACAAGTTGACTCATGCCAAACTGATTACCAAAGGACACATGAACTTACAAAACTATGCCGACATGAAGAAGCCAGTAGCAATTGAACCGGGGCAGTTTTATGACCTGACCTTCAA encodes the following:
- a CDS encoding arsenate reductase family protein, with product MIKFYGYKRCSTSRSAQKWLQSHGVELAFQDLVDQPPKKTDLVKWMTDHQDRGLKYFFNTSGQDYRKLHLKDKVADMTIEEAATLMAQNGKLIKRPLVVDGPKLTCGFNEAIYQTTWL
- a CDS encoding Xaa-Pro dipeptidyl-peptidase; translated protein: MRYNQYAYVETDYATQVKELLQINFLPVDYQQCTFGELLATMVENTLAEVNLTDSTTRQAKLTEFAVSETETLASYLATQPQEMSPAQFYNVALQLLGYHVHYDYELSDPLSFMTKNALPVVENISNCTDLITAFYRLLNTRSQNGQLLIDVMAGKGYFADRRQTLPGSQFVLLNGKSLPVFDTSKVIREVVYVESDLDTDEDGQSDLLQVTIFRPVESQQLKVPALYTASPYFGGIIDNEKRNYSVDANLANACAWTNPQYEASNIIPAAKPSTANHENHPPVEKAVGKSSYGLNEYMLARGFASVFAGAIGTRGSDGLRITGAPEETESAKEIIEWLHGDRIAYTDRSRQHETRASWCNGNIGMTGRSYLGTLQIAIATTGVAGLKTVVSEAAISSWYDYYREHGLVIAPEDCQGEDLDLLAETCQSNLWDAGDYLKIKPKYDAMQKQLQTKEDRQTGQYSDFWEARNYRHQAAGIKCSWISVHGLNDWNVKPKNVYKIWQQVKNLPIEHHLFLHQGPHYNMNNLVSIDFTDLMNLWFVHELLEVNNGAEQQWPAVMVQDNLQADKWHEEEDWSDEVGHSTSYYPTDEGELQKDGNGQAKAAFIDQGGVEFNKAHLTESEWQYKFICGDDKWAKASLRFITDEFIHPVTIVGRPEVTVRVSSSLNKGQLSVALVELGDRRRLTATPKFLMRGGQELGFRFGTDTLQEFMPDKLTHAKLITKGHMNLQNYADMKKPVAIEPGQFYDLTFKLQPTYYQLPAGSKLCLIIYSTDQAMTKRPLEETTYTVDLSATAIKFKQK
- a CDS encoding PTS sugar transporter subunit IIC, translated to MEATEKVTLKEVTLNTLNGLSTGIVVALIPGALINQLVKALAPLWPQLNFMLVLTAFAAALLPAISGVCVGMTAKLSPIQTSSLALAATAGAGNMSLKNGQITVNGSGDVINIAITIMLAYGLILLMGKRLKAYTILLVPLLVLLIAGGIGSLTRIPVSQVTRLIGLGVEHLMNLQPVLMGLVMGVVFALLIVSPISSVGIATAISISGVAAGSANLGITAAAFALAVFGWKANTVGTSIAHFLGSPKMQMANLMTKPKLLIPIMLNAGILGALGAIFKIGGNPMSAGFGFSGLIGPMAALADRPATGANITLLVVLFFVLPIGLALLTNYLFNNKLHFFTSKDFELDFN